From a region of the Solanum stenotomum isolate F172 unplaced genomic scaffold, ASM1918654v1 scaffold9649, whole genome shotgun sequence genome:
- the LOC125853103 gene encoding putative UDP-glucuronate:xylan alpha-glucuronosyltransferase 3 isoform X2, whose amino-acid sequence MRGSLAGGPPSPIEPRQRLSVFTEETSKRRFLRSKVFRDGERALHSPTKNRNFTCKFPTVKLILGVIALVAIWSLWHSPAIYNTEYISSSGSRELSGHSSADQRYTSLLDIDWDQISQVIEKLADRHEYQGVGILNFNDSEIDQLKELLPDAEHVILNLDHVPNNITWETIYPEWIDEEEEFEVPTCPSLPKIQFPGKPRIDLIVVKLPCKKSKDWYRDVARFHLQLAAARLVASNKGYHPIHVLLVTEHFPTPNLFTCKELVVREGNAWLYEPNLNTLREKLHLPVGSCELAVPLKAKANWHSGNVRREAYATILHSANFYVCGAIAAAQSIRLAGSTRDLVILVDETISDYHRGGLEAAGWKIHTIKRIRNPKAEQDAYNEWNYSKFRLWQLTDYDKIIFIDADLLILRNIDFLFEMPEITAIGNNATLFNSGVMVVEPSNCTFQLLMDHINEIESYNGGDQGYLNEIFTWWHRIPKHMNFLKHYWEGDEEEKKQMKTRLFGADPPVLYVLHYLGLKPWLCFRDYDCNWNVGKLQEFASDVAHRTWWKVHDAMPDNLHKYCLLRSKQKAALEWDRREAEKANYSDGHWKIKIKDPRLETCFEEFCFWESMLWHWGETNWTDNATSSPTPPMVNTASLSSL is encoded by the exons ATGAGAGGAAGTTTAGCTGGTGGACCACCTAGTCCTATTGAACCTAGACAGAGGCTTTCTGTATTCAC TGAGGAAACAAGCAAAAGAAGGTTCTTGAGAAGTAAAGTTTTCAGAGATGGGGAGAGAGCTCTTCATAGTCCCACCAAAAACAGGAATTTTACCTGCAAGTTCCCAACTGTGAAGCTTATATTGGGTGTTATTGCTCTGGTTGCAATTTGGTCACTCTGGCATTCTCCAGCAATTTATAACACGGAATACATATCTAGTTCAGGCTCTCG AGAGTTAAGTGGTCATTCTTCAGCTGATCAACGTTATACATCACTTTTAGATATTGACTGGGACCAAATTTCCCAAGTTATTGAGAAACTGGCCGATAGGCATGAGTATCAGGGCGTAGGGATATTAAACTTCAATGACAGTGAAATTGATCAGTTGAAGGAGTTACTACCGGACGCTGAGCATGTAATCTTGAACCTGGATCATGTCCCGAATAATATAACATGGGAAACAATATATCCTGAATGgatagatgaagaagaagaatttgaGGTCCCCACTTGTCCTTCTCTGCCCAAAATTCAGTTTCCGGGTAAACCAAGGATTGATCTCATAGTTGTAAAGCTTCCATGCAAGAAGTCTAAGGACTGGTATAGAGATGTAGCTCGTTTTCACTTGCAGCTGGCAGCAGCAAGGCTGGTTGCCAGTAATAAAGGGTATCATCCAATACATGTGCTTCTGGTTACTGAGCATTTCCCAACCCCCAATCTGTTCACCTGTAAAGAGTTAGTTGTACGTGAAGGCAATGCATGGCTATATGAACCTAATCTGAACACTTTAAGAGAGAAGCTCCACCTCCCTGTTGGGTCATGTGAACTTGCAGTTCCTCTCAAGGCTAAAG CAAATTGGCACTCTGGAAATGTAAGAAGAGAAGCCTATGCAACTATTCTCCACTCAGCAAATTTTTATGTATGTGGAGCCATAGCTGCAGCACAGAGTATTCGCTTAGCTGGTTCAACCCGAGATCTTGTGATACTTGTTGATGAGACTATCAGTGACTACCACAGGGGTGGTTTAGAGGCTGCCGGATGGAAGATCCACACGATAAAGAGAATAAGGAATCCTAAAGCTGAACAGGATGCCTACAATGAGTGGAACTATAGCAAATTTCGTCTCTGGCAGCTGACAGATTATGACAAAATCATCTTCATTGATGCGGATTTGTTGATACTGAGAAATATTGATTTTCTCTTTGAGATGCCTGAAATAACTGCAATAGGAAATAATGCAACACTTTTTAATTCAGGCGTGATGGTCGTTGAACCATCAAATTGCACATTTCAGCTGTTGATGGATCATATCAATGAGATTGAATCATACAATGGTGGGGATCAGGGGTATTTGAACGAAATATTCACCTGGTGGCATAGGATCCCAAAACACATGAACTTTTTGAAACATTATTGGGAAGGTGAtgaggaggagaagaagcaaaTGAAAACACGTCTTTTTGGTGCTGATCCTCCAGTTCTCTATGTTCTGCACTACTTAGGCTTGAAACCTTGGTTATGCTTCAGGGACTACGATTGCAACTGGAATGTGGGTAAGTTGCAGGAGTTTGCAAGTGATGTGGCACACAGGACGTGGTGGAAGGTCCATGATGCCATGCCagataacttacataaatattgTTTGCTTAGGTCTAAACAGAAGGCTGCATTAGAGTGGGATCGAAGAGAAGCTGAGAAAGCTAACTATTCAGATGGTCATTGGAAGATCAAAATAAAGGACCCACGTTTGGAGACTTGTTTTGAAGAATTTTGCTTCTGGGAAAGCATGTTATGGCACTGGGGCGAAACAAACTGGACAGATAATGCAACCTCTTCACCAACACCTCCCATGGTCAATACTGCTTCACTTTCTTCTTTGTAA
- the LOC125853103 gene encoding putative UDP-glucuronate:xylan alpha-glucuronosyltransferase 3 isoform X1, translating to MRGSLAGGPPSPIEPRQRLSVFTEETSKRRFLRSKVFRDGERALHSPTKNRNFTCKFPTVKLILGVIALVAIWSLWHSPAIYNTEYISSSGSRAALMHRELSGHSSADQRYTSLLDIDWDQISQVIEKLADRHEYQGVGILNFNDSEIDQLKELLPDAEHVILNLDHVPNNITWETIYPEWIDEEEEFEVPTCPSLPKIQFPGKPRIDLIVVKLPCKKSKDWYRDVARFHLQLAAARLVASNKGYHPIHVLLVTEHFPTPNLFTCKELVVREGNAWLYEPNLNTLREKLHLPVGSCELAVPLKAKANWHSGNVRREAYATILHSANFYVCGAIAAAQSIRLAGSTRDLVILVDETISDYHRGGLEAAGWKIHTIKRIRNPKAEQDAYNEWNYSKFRLWQLTDYDKIIFIDADLLILRNIDFLFEMPEITAIGNNATLFNSGVMVVEPSNCTFQLLMDHINEIESYNGGDQGYLNEIFTWWHRIPKHMNFLKHYWEGDEEEKKQMKTRLFGADPPVLYVLHYLGLKPWLCFRDYDCNWNVGKLQEFASDVAHRTWWKVHDAMPDNLHKYCLLRSKQKAALEWDRREAEKANYSDGHWKIKIKDPRLETCFEEFCFWESMLWHWGETNWTDNATSSPTPPMVNTASLSSL from the exons ATGAGAGGAAGTTTAGCTGGTGGACCACCTAGTCCTATTGAACCTAGACAGAGGCTTTCTGTATTCAC TGAGGAAACAAGCAAAAGAAGGTTCTTGAGAAGTAAAGTTTTCAGAGATGGGGAGAGAGCTCTTCATAGTCCCACCAAAAACAGGAATTTTACCTGCAAGTTCCCAACTGTGAAGCTTATATTGGGTGTTATTGCTCTGGTTGCAATTTGGTCACTCTGGCATTCTCCAGCAATTTATAACACGGAATACATATCTAGTTCAGGCTCTCG AGCTGCTTTGATGCACAGAGAGTTAAGTGGTCATTCTTCAGCTGATCAACGTTATACATCACTTTTAGATATTGACTGGGACCAAATTTCCCAAGTTATTGAGAAACTGGCCGATAGGCATGAGTATCAGGGCGTAGGGATATTAAACTTCAATGACAGTGAAATTGATCAGTTGAAGGAGTTACTACCGGACGCTGAGCATGTAATCTTGAACCTGGATCATGTCCCGAATAATATAACATGGGAAACAATATATCCTGAATGgatagatgaagaagaagaatttgaGGTCCCCACTTGTCCTTCTCTGCCCAAAATTCAGTTTCCGGGTAAACCAAGGATTGATCTCATAGTTGTAAAGCTTCCATGCAAGAAGTCTAAGGACTGGTATAGAGATGTAGCTCGTTTTCACTTGCAGCTGGCAGCAGCAAGGCTGGTTGCCAGTAATAAAGGGTATCATCCAATACATGTGCTTCTGGTTACTGAGCATTTCCCAACCCCCAATCTGTTCACCTGTAAAGAGTTAGTTGTACGTGAAGGCAATGCATGGCTATATGAACCTAATCTGAACACTTTAAGAGAGAAGCTCCACCTCCCTGTTGGGTCATGTGAACTTGCAGTTCCTCTCAAGGCTAAAG CAAATTGGCACTCTGGAAATGTAAGAAGAGAAGCCTATGCAACTATTCTCCACTCAGCAAATTTTTATGTATGTGGAGCCATAGCTGCAGCACAGAGTATTCGCTTAGCTGGTTCAACCCGAGATCTTGTGATACTTGTTGATGAGACTATCAGTGACTACCACAGGGGTGGTTTAGAGGCTGCCGGATGGAAGATCCACACGATAAAGAGAATAAGGAATCCTAAAGCTGAACAGGATGCCTACAATGAGTGGAACTATAGCAAATTTCGTCTCTGGCAGCTGACAGATTATGACAAAATCATCTTCATTGATGCGGATTTGTTGATACTGAGAAATATTGATTTTCTCTTTGAGATGCCTGAAATAACTGCAATAGGAAATAATGCAACACTTTTTAATTCAGGCGTGATGGTCGTTGAACCATCAAATTGCACATTTCAGCTGTTGATGGATCATATCAATGAGATTGAATCATACAATGGTGGGGATCAGGGGTATTTGAACGAAATATTCACCTGGTGGCATAGGATCCCAAAACACATGAACTTTTTGAAACATTATTGGGAAGGTGAtgaggaggagaagaagcaaaTGAAAACACGTCTTTTTGGTGCTGATCCTCCAGTTCTCTATGTTCTGCACTACTTAGGCTTGAAACCTTGGTTATGCTTCAGGGACTACGATTGCAACTGGAATGTGGGTAAGTTGCAGGAGTTTGCAAGTGATGTGGCACACAGGACGTGGTGGAAGGTCCATGATGCCATGCCagataacttacataaatattgTTTGCTTAGGTCTAAACAGAAGGCTGCATTAGAGTGGGATCGAAGAGAAGCTGAGAAAGCTAACTATTCAGATGGTCATTGGAAGATCAAAATAAAGGACCCACGTTTGGAGACTTGTTTTGAAGAATTTTGCTTCTGGGAAAGCATGTTATGGCACTGGGGCGAAACAAACTGGACAGATAATGCAACCTCTTCACCAACACCTCCCATGGTCAATACTGCTTCACTTTCTTCTTTGTAA
- the LOC125853119 gene encoding uncharacterized protein At2g24330-like, whose product MAIIDLFQSQTTPLNSILPYFHKTNTGSSTIYSYLLLGASRSTVSLLSEVAKRLLLSSFHLSHRQSICFGTFSNRSALIQEMAAEPTKEHVDVADTEPVASSTDNEEKTKKKKKKGVFSMIWNSLFRSKKDDFEKRLQHISKEEAAVIARINKRSQNWRRMARHLIVLSVLFEVIAVGYAIMTTRSLDLNWKMRALRVLPMFLLPGLSFITYSAIGSFTRMCERKDQKTLEKLRAERQAKIEELKEKTNYYITQQLIQRYDPDPAAKAAAATVLASKLGTDTGLKVYVGEDTKHNVPTGKSNDVEVVQSTGLRNRKQARSSSPESAVIDHPGAEMRQQAQLEGSDMMQHQQTVVEHYNPTGSSTQDGGWIARIAALLVGEDPTQSYALICGNCHMHNGLARKEDFPYITYYCPHCHALNRPKQLDDRVSGTSTPNLGSTTSLADVDSVKQVSGSTPDKIPTSASGSPVAAPVETEGDNIVSSASNS is encoded by the exons ATGGCCATCATTGATTTATTTCAATCCCAAACCACCCCCTTAAATTCAATTCTTCCTTATTTCCATAAAACAAATACAGGAAGTAGTACTATTTATTCTTACCTTCTTCTCGGGGCCTCCCGATCTACTGTTTCTTTGCTTTCGGAAGTTGCAAAACGCCTCCTCCTTTCATCATTTCAcct CTCTCATCGCCAATCGATCTGCTTCGGAACATTCAGCAATCGATCGGCTTTAATCCAG GAAATGGCTGCTGAGCCTACAAAAGAACATGTTGATGTTGCTGACACTGAACCTGTGGCATCATCTACTGATAAtgaagaaaagacaaaaaagaagaaaaagaagggagTTTTTTCAATGATATGGAATAGTTTATTTAGGTCCAAAAAGGATGATTTTGAGAAGAGATTGCAGCATATTTCCAAGGAGGAGGCTGCTGTTATTGCCAGAATCAATAAGCGATCCCAAAATTGGAGAAGGATGGCAAGGCATCTCATTGTACTTTCTGTACTTTTTGAG GTTATTGCAGTGGGTTATGCTATCATGACAACACGATCCCTTGACCTGAACTGGAAAATGAGGGCATTGCGAGTTTTACCAATGTTTCTGTTGCCTGGCTTATCCTTCATTACATATTCAGCGATTGGAAGTTTTACAAGGATGT GTGAACGTAAGGACCAGAAAACTCTAGAAAAACTACGAGCTGAAAGGCAAGCCAAGATTGAGGAACTCAAAGAGAAGACAAATTACTATATAACGCAACAGCTCATTCAG AGATATGACCCCGACCCAGCAGCTAAGGCAGCTGCAGCCACTGTGCTTGCATCCAAGCTTGGTACAGATACTGGATTGAAAGTGTATGTGGGAGAAGACACTAAGCATAATGTCCCTACTGGGAAGAGCAACGATGTTGAAGTTGTGCAATCTACTGGGCTGAGAAATAGGAAGCAGGCAAGGTCTAGTAGTCCAGAGAGTGCTGTAATAGATCATCCTGGTGCGGAAATGCGTCAACAGGCACAGCTGGAAGGTTCTGATATGATGCAGCATCAGCAAACGGTTGTTGAGCATTACAATCCGACAGGTTCCAGCACACAAGATGGAGGATGGATTGCACGAATTGCAGCGTTGCTTGTGGGAGAGGATCCAACCCAGTCTTATGCACTCATCTGTGGCAATTGCCATATGCACAATG GGTTGGCCAGGAAAGAGGACTTCCCTTACATAACCTACTATTGCCCTCATTGCCATGCCCTGAATAGGCCTAAGCAACTTGATGATCGTGTCTCTGGTACCAGTACCCCTAACCTTGGTTCCACAACTTCTTTGGCTGATGTTGATTCGGTCAAACAAGTCAGTGGATCTACTCCGGATAAGATACCCACATCAGCAAGTGGCAGTCCTGTAGCAGCTCCAGTGGAAACAGAAGGTGATAACATAGTGTCCAGTGCTTCTAACAGCTAG